The proteins below are encoded in one region of Vigna radiata var. radiata cultivar VC1973A unplaced genomic scaffold, Vradiata_ver6 scaffold_380, whole genome shotgun sequence:
- the LOC106780058 gene encoding ultraviolet-B receptor UVR8, translating into MEDEGISEVAAPPRRVLLVSAGASHSVALLSGNVVCTWGRGEDGQLGHGDTDDRLLPTKLSALDGQDIISVTCGADHTMARSEFGRTVYSWGWGDFGRLGHGDYNDMLIPHPIKALQGLTIQQIACGDSHCLSVTTDKLVLSWGHNKNGELGLGTTEDSLLPQKVQKFEGIPVKMVAAGAEHSVAITEEGNLYGWGWGGYGNLGLGDRNDRLLPEKVTVDGYKIALVACGWRHTICVSSSGGLYTYGWGKYGQLGHGDFEDHLVPRKVETLSDKFISQVSGGWRHSMALTSSGQLFGWGWNKFGQIGVGNNLDCCSPVQVNFPYDQKVHQVSCGWRHTIAVTERENVFSWGRGANGQLGNGETKDRNVPTIIQAFSVDGSSGQYIETLKSCPSSGKSSSSISVRYAIVPDETASGDDEHETSVPESDAMI; encoded by the exons ATGGAAGATGAAGGGATTAGTGAAGTTGCTGCTCCACCTCGTCGTGTTCTTCTTGTATCGGCTGGTGCCAGCCACAGTGTAGCCCTTCTGA GTGGAAATGTTGTTTGCACGTGGGGACGAGGAGAGGATGGACAGTTAGGCCATGGTGACACTGATGATCGACTGTTACCTACAAAACTGAGTGCATTGGATGGCCAAGATATAATAAGTGTTACTTGTGGAGCTGATCATACTATGGCACGTTCTGAGTTTGGCAGGACTGTATATAGTTGGGGATG GGGTGACTTTGGTAGGTTGGGTCATGGTGATTATAATGACATGCTCATTCCTCATCCCATTAAAGCATTACAGGGTCTAACGATACAACAAATTGCTTGTGGGGACAGTCATTGTTTGTCAGTTACCACGGACAAGTTGGTCCTCAG TTGGGGGCATAATAAAAATGGTGAACTTGGACTTGGTACTACAGAGGACTCTCTTCTGCCacaaaaagttcaaaaatttgAG GGAATACCTGTCAAAATGGTTGCTGCTGGTGCTGAACACAGTGTAGCAATCACTGAAGAAGGAAATTTGTATGGATGGGGTTGGGGCGGTTATGGAAACTTGGGCTTGGGTGACAGAAATGATCGTTTGCTCCCAGAGAAAGTGACTGTTGAT GGTTACAAAATAGCTCTGGTTGCTTGTGGCTGGAGGCATACAATATGTGTTTCATCTTCTGGTGGATTATACACATATGGATGGGGAAAATATGGTCAGCTGGGACATGGGGATTTTGAGGATCATCTTGTACCTCGGAAGGTTGAAACCTTGAGTGACAAGTTCATTTCGCAG GTATCAGGTGGGTGGAGGCATAGCATGGCACTCACATCTAGTGGACAACTTTTTGGCTGGGGATGGAATAAG TTCGGACAGATTGGAGTTGGTAACAATTTAGATTGTTGTTCTCCTGTGCAAGTGAACTTTCCCTATGATCAG AAAGTGCATCAGGTGTCATGTGGGTGGAGACACACCATTGCTGTTACTGAACGTGAAAATGTATTTTCATGGGGAAGAGGAGCAAATGGACAACTTGGGAACGGAGAAACCAAAGACCG GAATGTTCCAACCATTATTCAGGCCTTCAGTGTTGATGGTTCTTCTGGGCAGTACATAGAAACCTTAAAATCTTGTCCATCATCAG GGAAATCATCGTCCTCCATATCAGTCAGATATGCAATTGTTCCAGATGAAACT GCCTCTGGAGATGATGAACATGAAACCAGTGTCCCTGAAAGTGATGCCATGATTTGA